A region of Bacteroidales bacterium DNA encodes the following proteins:
- the rsmI gene encoding 16S rRNA (cytidine(1402)-2'-O)-methyltransferase: MNTSLDGKLYIVPTPIGNLNDMTFRAVDILKKADVILAEDTRTSSHLLKHFEISKPMIAHHKFNEHKSLNQVIDRLKSGQTIALISDAGTPSISDPGFLIVRECIAHDIEVECLPGATALIPALVNSGFPSDRFCFEGFLPLKKGRQKRWAELSGETRTIILYESPHKLLKTLNEIQTHLGENRKISVSRELTKLHEETLRGTVQEQINEWDNRPAIKGEIVIVIEGKQKRMEN, from the coding sequence TTGAATACTTCCCTGGATGGTAAATTATATATCGTACCCACCCCTATCGGGAACCTGAACGATATGACATTCCGAGCTGTCGATATATTAAAGAAAGCGGATGTTATCCTGGCCGAGGATACACGCACCAGCAGCCATTTGTTGAAGCATTTTGAGATCAGTAAACCCATGATTGCCCATCATAAATTCAATGAACACAAATCATTGAATCAGGTTATTGACCGGTTAAAATCCGGACAAACCATTGCCCTGATTTCCGATGCTGGCACTCCTTCTATCTCCGATCCCGGATTCCTGATCGTCCGTGAATGTATTGCCCATGACATTGAAGTAGAATGCCTGCCCGGTGCTACTGCGTTAATTCCGGCTTTGGTCAATTCCGGATTTCCCAGTGACCGTTTTTGTTTTGAAGGATTCCTTCCGTTAAAAAAAGGACGGCAGAAACGATGGGCAGAATTATCGGGGGAAACAAGAACTATTATCTTGTATGAATCACCCCATAAATTACTGAAAACACTTAATGAGATTCAAACTCACCTGGGTGAAAACAGAAAAATATCCGTTTCCAGGGAATTAACCAAATTACACGAGGAAACCCTGCGGGGAACCGTACAGGAACAAATCAATGAATGGGACAACCGACCTGCTATCAAAGGTGAAATCGTAATTGTGATAGAAGGAAAACAAAAAAGAATGGAAAATTGA
- a CDS encoding glycoside hydrolase family 32 protein, whose amino-acid sequence MKRIKILLGFMTLCILSLNAKEITLKITKQYLNFPVSHKEKRARMHFNIKNVSERTFDIRLAEKDPDYWVFCDVSILKGKTITISYEGNQTGLDHIYQSDQIRNQEEIYKEKNRPQFHFTTRCGWINDPNGLIYYDGEYHLFYQHNPYERDWGNMHWGHAVSNDLVHWKELPLALYPDEHGTVFSGTALIDEKNTAGFNKGTRPAMIAFYTADSPEKQVQCFAYSHDKGRTWTKYQHNPVIDSKEKWNSKDTRDPKVFRYEPLGHWVMVLNERDGHSIYSSLDLKEWTFESHITGFWECPELFPLPVDGDKKNIKWIMYGASGTYMIGSFNGKEFKPEAGKYYYTTGTLYAAQTFANIPENDGRRIQIGWGRVSHPGMPFNGQMLMPTELTLRTTKDGPRLFSTPVKELDRLFTLEKKWTSLSSNDANEKLKEYSHVDLLRIKTTIQLSHATSAGLDLSGQRILDYDMNFNTINGKFYSPEDMISMELTADIYIDKTSIEIFIDGGAYSYSMEKRIDENNKNGLSFWGNSILIKNLEVYSVSSIWK is encoded by the coding sequence GGGATTTATGACATTATGTATTCTTTCGCTGAATGCTAAGGAAATAACCCTTAAAATAACGAAGCAATACCTGAACTTTCCTGTTTCTCACAAAGAAAAAAGGGCAAGGATGCATTTTAATATAAAAAATGTTTCCGAGCGGACTTTTGATATACGCCTGGCTGAAAAAGATCCGGACTATTGGGTTTTTTGCGATGTTTCCATCCTGAAAGGAAAGACGATCACCATCAGCTATGAGGGGAATCAGACGGGCCTTGATCATATCTATCAGTCGGATCAAATCAGGAATCAGGAAGAAATTTATAAAGAAAAAAACCGGCCGCAGTTCCATTTTACTACCCGCTGCGGATGGATCAATGATCCCAATGGACTGATCTATTATGACGGGGAATACCATTTATTTTATCAGCATAACCCCTATGAGAGGGATTGGGGAAACATGCATTGGGGGCATGCCGTCAGTAACGACCTGGTGCACTGGAAAGAATTACCGCTAGCTTTATATCCTGATGAACACGGGACTGTTTTTTCCGGAACAGCTTTAATAGATGAAAAGAATACAGCAGGATTCAATAAAGGCACTCGGCCGGCTATGATTGCCTTCTATACTGCAGATAGCCCGGAAAAGCAGGTACAGTGTTTTGCTTATAGTCATGATAAGGGGCGCACATGGACAAAGTATCAGCATAATCCGGTGATTGATTCTAAAGAAAAATGGAACAGTAAAGATACGCGTGATCCTAAGGTATTCCGGTATGAACCATTAGGCCATTGGGTAATGGTATTGAATGAAAGAGACGGACATTCCATCTACTCGTCACTTGATCTGAAAGAGTGGACTTTTGAGAGTCATATCACCGGATTCTGGGAATGTCCGGAACTGTTCCCATTACCTGTTGATGGTGATAAAAAAAATATTAAATGGATCATGTACGGAGCATCAGGTACTTATATGATAGGTTCGTTCAACGGAAAAGAATTCAAACCTGAGGCCGGGAAATATTACTATACTACAGGAACTTTATATGCCGCACAAACTTTTGCCAATATACCGGAAAATGATGGCCGGCGTATCCAGATAGGCTGGGGAAGAGTATCCCACCCGGGTATGCCTTTTAACGGGCAAATGCTGATGCCGACCGAACTTACCCTACGTACAACTAAAGACGGGCCCCGCCTGTTCAGTACTCCTGTTAAGGAACTAGACCGGCTTTTCACTCTGGAAAAAAAGTGGACCTCCCTTTCTTCAAATGATGCCAATGAAAAATTGAAAGAATATAGCCATGTTGATCTCCTAAGGATAAAAACAACTATTCAACTATCACATGCTACCAGCGCCGGTCTGGATTTGTCCGGACAACGCATCCTGGATTACGATATGAATTTTAATACAATCAATGGGAAATTCTATTCGCCTGAAGATATGATAAGTATGGAATTGACTGCCGACATATACATAGACAAAACAAGCATTGAAATATTCATTGATGGAGGCGCTTATTCTTATTCTATGGAAAAGCGTATCGACGAAAATAATAAAAACGGTTTATCTTTCTGGGGAAACAGTATCCTGATCAAAAACCTGGAAGTATATTCCGTTAGTTCTATCTGGAAATAA
- a CDS encoding gliding motility-associated C-terminal domain-containing protein, with protein sequence MKIRKLTFFLVVFTGCLTFVFGKTSNYLTYTALDATAANDSIVAPNVFTPNDDGINDVFKVTSSNGGTVSLKIFTRAGVLVFSIKAKICEWDGRSSSGEKMANGVYYYTAEVPGSSPKISKAGFVHLFR encoded by the coding sequence ATGAAAATCAGAAAATTAACATTTTTCTTGGTAGTCTTTACAGGTTGTTTGACATTTGTTTTTGGAAAAACTTCCAATTACCTTACCTATACAGCATTGGATGCAACAGCGGCTAACGATTCTATCGTTGCCCCCAATGTATTTACACCGAATGATGATGGTATCAATGATGTATTTAAGGTAACCTCCAGTAATGGAGGTACTGTGTCATTAAAAATATTCACCCGTGCAGGGGTATTGGTATTCAGCATCAAGGCAAAAATCTGTGAATGGGACGGCCGTTCGTCATCCGGTGAAAAAATGGCCAATGGCGTTTATTATTATACAGCTGAGGTGCCCGGTTCATCTCCTAAAATTTCAAAAGCCGGATTTGTACATTTATTCAGGTAA